The following proteins are encoded in a genomic region of Brachypodium distachyon strain Bd21 chromosome 1, Brachypodium_distachyon_v3.0, whole genome shotgun sequence:
- the LOC100825270 gene encoding uncharacterized protein LOC100825270 produces the protein MDERLPPPPQFQLVSPSSMSAPASPYSALHPLLLPSPNPHLLLKPKTLTLSLSSSSLASIPSSSSPAPAASDAWELVQPTVTVAAAAPIDGGLDDCAIFPPRLHEGLGLEGEEEEAAAKEEKDEEETDDEEVEWIWGWGRWRAAARRAWAAGAEGVLVHGECGCPGVRPAVWSAAAAAVVVGALLYVRRRDRRERDLLVLLSQEKDKRIAQLLHQIALLSDIRSGSEAIKILRNS, from the exons ATGGACGAGaggctcccgccgccgccgcaattcCAGCTCGTCTCCCCCTCGTCCATGtcggcgccggcctcgccgTACTCCGCGCTCcacccgctcctcctcccctccccgaatccccacctcctcctcaagCCCAAGACGTTGACCCTctcgctctcctcctcctccctcgcctcgataccctcctcctcctctcccgcccCAGCCGCCTCCGACGCCTGGGAGCTCGTCCAACCAACCGTGACcgttgctgccgctgcccccATCGACGGCGGCCTCGACGACTGCGCCATCTTCCCGCCGCGCCTCCACGAGGGCCTGGGCCtggagggggaggaagaggaggccgcggctaaggaagaaaaggatgaggaggagacTGATGACGAAGAGGTGGAGTGGATCTGGGGGTGGGGAaggtggcgcgcggcggcgaggcgggcgtGGGCGGCCGGGGCGGAGGGCGTGCTCGTGCACGGAGAGTGCGGGTGCCCCGGAGTGAGGCCAGCCGTATggtcggccgcggcggcggccgttgTGGTTGGGGCGCTGTTGTACGTGCGCCGCCGGGACAGGAGGGAAAGGGACCTCCTCGTCCTGCTCTCGCAGGAGAAGGATAAG AGGATAGCACAACTTCTCCATCAAATTGCTTTACTGAGTGACATCAGAAGCGGCAGCGAAGCAATTAAAATTTTGAGGAACTCTTGA
- the LOC112269965 gene encoding uncharacterized protein LOC112269965 yields the protein MSVLSSTWSRLWRSCRRNLIFTRKTMVCRSRQIRKRRYLIADLRSDFVENVNGVLRHLGSAAPRDKFVLRFDLCQEQAHAHADTWVNFCAASRAKHVVFDFRPGPWVLAELCSLPLHKLSDAGGSPVVRSLHIMSASLETPPAPGFGGFTNLKELLLDKVVLGDVGWLLASCHAHESLSVMRCSTLQSLSTPRRLRRLWYLSVHLCKEMQKVAVQAPNLSTFKFSTSNDPVSIVLGGSLKMEDVTLVLRSMKDRVDYVFADLPSGVPHARKLSVDFMIDTSVRELARFPTSHFTNLKHLILSLIIFALIGDDTAGLLRLASVLELAPVWSNWNCIWLATSAAATSSRGWRNCPRPIDRTSI from the coding sequence ATGAGCGTACTGTCCAGCACCTGGAGCCGGCTCTGGAGATCGTGCAGAAGAAACCTGATCTTCACCAGGAAGACGATGGTCTGCCGCTCACGCCAGATCCGGAAGCGACGATATCTCATAGCAGATCTCAGGTCGGATTTCGTCGAGAACGTGAACGGCGTCCTGCGCCATCTGGGATCGGCCGCCCCACGAGACAAGTTCGTCCTCAGGTTCGATCTCTGCCAAGAGCAGGCGCACGCCCATGCCGACACATGGGTGAACTTCTGCGCTGCGTCGAGAGCCAAGCACGTCGTCTTCGACTTCCGTCCGGGACCGTGGGTCCTCGCCGAGTTGTGCAGCCTCCCGCTGCACAAACTCAGTGATGCCGGCGGCTCTCCGGTTGTCAGGTCTCTGCACATCATGTCTGCCTCCCTCGAGACGCCCCCGGCGCCTGGTTTCGGCGGCTTCACGAACCTCAAGGAGCTCCTTCTCGACAAGGTGGTATTAGGGGATGTCGGGTGGCTGCTGGCGTCGTGCCATGCCCACGAATCGCTAAGCGTCATGCGCTGCAGCACCCTCCAGAGCTTGTCTACGCCCCGGCGATTGCGCCGGCTTTGGTACCTATCCGTGCACCTTTGCAAGGAGATGCAGAAGGTCGCCGTGCAAGCTCCCAACCTTTCGACGTTCAAGTTTAGCACCAGCAATGATCCGGTTTCGATAGTGCTCGGCGGGTCTTTGAAGATGGAAGATGTGACTCTGGTGTTGCGATCGATGAAAGATCGCGTCGACTACGTCTTTGCGGACCTTCCTAGTGGTGTCCCGCATGCGAGGAAGCTCTCCGTAGACTTCATGATCGACACAAGTGTGCGTGAGCTTGCAAGATTCCCTACCAGCCACTTCACCAATCTGAAGCATCTTATATTGTCCTTGATTATCTTTGCACTAATTGGCGATGATACCGCTGGCCTTCTTCGCTTGGCCTCCGTTTTGGAGCTAGCCCCAGTTTGGAGCAACTGGAACTGCATATGGCTTGCCACCTCGGCAGCCGCGACATCATCACGAGGATGGAGGAATTGCCCCCGCCCCATCGACCGCACATCCATTTGA
- the LOC100825576 gene encoding vesicle transport protein GOT1, which produces MVSFVMSDRKKIGLGLTGFGVFFSFLGIIMLFDKGFLAMGNILFVSGVSLTIGLKSTVQFFTKPKNHKGSIAFGVGLFLVLIGWPILGMMAELYGIVALFSGFWPTAAVYLQKTPTFGWIFQHPFVTSLLTRFRGRRVPV; this is translated from the exons ATGGTTTCCTTCGTCATGAGTGACCGCAAGA AGATTGGATTGGGCTTGACTGGGTTCGGAGTTTTCTTCTCGTTTCTTGGGATCATCATGCTGTTTGACAAGGGGTTCCTGGCAATGGGGAAT ATTCTCTTCGTGTCTGGTGTTTCACTAACCATTGGACTGAAGTCAACCGTTCAATTCTTCACCAAGCCTAAGAATCACAAG GGTTCGATCGCTTTTGGGGTCGGCCTTTTCCTGGTCCTTATCGGTTGGCCTATCTTGGGCATGATGGCTGAGTTGTATGGCATTGTCGCGCTATTCAG TGGCTTCTGGCCTACTGCTGCTGTTTACCTGCAAAAGACCCCCACCTTCGGTTGGATTTTCCAGCACCCTTTTGTGACTTCG TTGCTCACTCGGTTCAGAGGAAGACGAGTCCCCGTGTAA
- the LOC100825890 gene encoding MFP1 attachment factor 1 yields MAEDAPNAGAEGGNPSPPEATVESPPAPAEKASSAEALLPSLSIWPPSQRTRDAVVRRVVQTLAAPSVLSQRYGALPEPEAERAAAAVEAEAFAAASESTGSSPASLEDGIEVLQTYSKEVSRRLLELAKSRAAAAAAPAPLAEPSAEESEAAPAPAEE; encoded by the coding sequence ATGGCGGAGGACGCCCCCAACGCCGGTGCCGAGGGCGGCAACCCCTCGCCTCCCGAAGCCACCGTCGAATCCCCTCCCGCGCCCGCTGAGAAGGCCTCCTCCGCGGAGGCGCTGCTCCCGTCGCTCAGCATCTGGCCGCCGTCGCAGCGCACGCGGGACGCCGTGGTGCGGCGGGTCGTGCAGACCCTGGCCGCGCCCAGCGTCCTCTCCCAGCGCTACGGCGCGCTCCCGGAGCCCGAGgccgagcgcgccgccgccgccgtcgaggccgaggccttcgccgccgcctcggagTCCACCGGCAGCTCCCCGGCCTCCCTGGAGGACGGGATCGAGGTCCTCCAGACCTACTCAAAGGAGgtcagccgccgcctcctcgagctcgccaagtcccgcgccgccgccgccgccgctccggctCCCCTTGCGGAGCCGAGCGCGGAAGAGTCGGAGGCTGCTCCGGCCCCCGCGGAGGAGTAA